CCATAGACAAATATATGTACACAGTAGTGCATTTTGATAAATTTAATGCGTGCAATAATATTTACTTAACTTTAGATAATAaattatatgtgtatatatatatttttgttgtATTTATAGAATaactaataattaatattatttatttgaAATTCTAACAAGTATTATTATTGAATTTTAGTAAAATTTATTACACATTATTCTTGTAAAAGTATTTTAATACATAAGTTAAAAAAAGTAGTTTATATGTATGGTTGTATGTAAACTAGTGATGTGCACGTACATTCCTTTTCGTGTAATTCTCATACAAAAGTAGCTAGCAAACGCTGACATGTTTCTGTATTAATGCCATGTAATGTATTGTCAATGTTGATATTGAGAAAAAATTACTTTAATGTCTGCGCATCACTGGTGCAATATTTAGTAAAAATGTAACAATATTTTGATGAAGTAATGTATAGATGAAAAAAATGTTCTGACAAAGTAAAAAATATTCATATAAATTCAAAACATTAATCAAAATTCGAAATAATGGgctaataaatatattcataTACTTGAAGACAAGACAACTTGTATTTATTGAATTTTTCTGTGTAAAGGTTCATACTATTACATTACCAGTACAATTATTTCTTGTTTTGTGTTACTGAATGATTTTGTACAAAATAGCCAGGTGATTGTTTACCAAGTATTAAGTAATTGGAATGAACACAGATTTTAGATTATATATCGAATGATTTTAAGATTTTATTTAATTCAATTACTCATAATAGGAATGCAATTAGCCTCACAACGAGCAGTGTATACTTGAATCTTATTACGAAGTAAAAGCATGTGAAAAATGTTCTAATATTCCATGTGAATTGGTCATTAACGATTTCTGTACAACTGTAATTTGTAGTTTGTATATAATTGTGCAACAATGGAACACTGAATAAAAGTTAAAAATTTTTGTTGGTTTTATGAGCAATCAAATTAAGATTTGTATGTAAGACATACCACTCATGCAATGACTACTTAAGATAATGCAATTTCAAGCGTTTAATTATCTGTGGTTCTGATGTGTTTTAATCAATTTGGTATGCCTTGGAGAACACTTCAAGGCTCCACCTTCAGTAACTCCACATCAAAAATGAGAACAGCATTTGGAGGAATAGTGTGTCTATGTCAAggataaatattataatattgttACATGTTTCTACATTATATATGTTCATGAACATATTCGTTACTTAAAAAGAGACAAATACTGAAGTATTACTATTTCCAAAAAATAGCACAAATACAATGTGTTATAAAACACatgtaataaaaagaaaaaaaataatccTAATTTTTTTTCACGTTCATAAACAAAATATAACATATTATTTAAAAAGAGCTGCAAATGTATGAAAAGTAATTTAAATAggtttttaaatttaattttctttttttcatgttCCTATGTATGTGACTAATAATTTGAaaaacattcatgtattaaaGGATATACTCCAGGATGTCCTCGGCTACCATAGGCAAAGTCTGGTGAACAAGTTAACCTAGCACGTTCTCCAACACACATTTGAGCAACTCCTTGGTCCCAACCTTTAATAACTTCCCCTTTACCTATTTTAAATTTAAATGGCACTCCACGGTCCCTGCTAGAGTCAAATTTTTTTCCATTGTCAAGAGTACCTGTATCAACGAGTTCAATGATAACTGTTTAAACGTCCAAATAATAATGCATTTAAATGTGTACATATGTGGGATAATAACTTTGTGCATCCTGAATTTCTTCATTAGTTTTAAAGATACATAAAAACAAAACACATTTACAAAAATCATACGTCCAATGGAAATCATAACATAGTAGTAGTTATGATACCATAACATATCATAGTATTACTTTAGTAATAATAATCTACTTGCAAGTTCAGAGTTCAAGGAGAACTCTTATTTCTCTCAATTACTCGCTGCACTATTTTATTCTCGCTGGTAAACAAAGTGTAGCAAAGTTCATCTAAAACGATACGACCTTGAAATCTTCAGAAACTCTCTACTACCTCTCTACTATTACGATCTTCTTTGAAAAATTGTTGTAATCAACATTTCCCCATAACTCTAAAAATAATGGAGAGATTCAAGACGATCAAAGTTATAGCTGCACTCCGCCgtacacatacatacatatatatgtataaatttatttttaaacaatGTATATTTTATACCCATTATAGATTACAAGCGATAATCTCTTGTTTAATGAAAATATATCGTAGAGTATAAGCCAGCTTTTAATTCGATACATTTTAATAATTGGTTATGGTTAGAGACTCATTCTAACGAGCGTGgttaattaaacaatttgaCACATGTTTACCTGTATAATGAACAACTACGGTCTGTCCGGTTTTCGGATATGTCTGGCCTGCACAGACGAAACGCCGTTACAAAAAATACATTCATTATAAATGAAAAGATCAAGCTAGCAGAATTTTATACATTCGTCGTGCGTATTAGCTAAAGATAAAAATCACCTTATTTGGAAGGGACCGTTGACGAGGCATGCTTTTCATAGATTTTCAGGTTGTAAATAAATCTCGTGGATTAAATTCTCTGGTGTACTTTCGTAGCAGCACGGTTAATAAGATTCGAGCGGAATCGGATgaataaaaagagaaaaatccAACGAGGCGCGATTTGAGACGAAAGGAGTAAACGATCGGGAAAGAAAAGTGAAAGATAGCAGAATATCGTGTACAGAATAATTACCGTCTCCAGGCGAGAGAACTTCCACATCCACGCCCATGACTACGTACTTTATGTCACAGAAATCGGAATCCTAACGTAGAAAGAAATCAATCTTATAGTACAAAGTCCAACGATTTTGTGCCGGCAGCCAGAATTCACATAAACGTGATTCCCTGGGGGTCACAAAAAACGACACTCATGCAATGCTGTTCGCTGAATATAACAAGGTATCTGAAGATACCCCCGGGAAAGAAATTTTAACTGAAAAAGCTGCCGCCAGGTTCGCTGCGTCCGCAGATCTTCCGGTTAACGTGCGACGATCGATGCAAACATTTCCGATGGCAGGAAATTTCATTCTTTCAATCATAATGCAACAATTttgctattatttctatttgaCAAATGCTAATACCGCCATATAAAAGCTGTATCGCCTGGTGAAATTAGATTCGAAGTTTAATATGAGATGATATACTTTATGAGTAATCTGACAATACTGTTCTTTAATTACATTATCGAAAAGGACAGTCATCTCACATAATGAACTAATTTTCAGGAATTAATTGCCCATAACGATTCCATTTAAAACTAATCGTTCAAAGACATAATAAATTTGTAGTAGAAAGCGTCCAAACTTTTTAAAAGTTTGTGGGCTGAATCTTGTTTAAAGTTTACATATAACATTTTACAATGAAATACAACAGTCACTCGTTACTCTCGTTTTCGTGTATCAAACGAGTAATCACAGTAATTATAAAGTATTTGTCGAACAGGTTAATGGGTATCCATCGTTTAACTAAATTTTACTATTAGTATATTACATTACAAAGCAACAAATATTGAAGGCTTTacgatatttattattttcgtgtataaaattaataaataaaagaaCTAACATAAGTACATATATTTTTGTACAATATAGTATGGAATTACTAACTGGTCACATTCATATTACAAAttcaacaaaaaatatatttataaattatcTATATTTGCATATAGATTGCAATAAAAATTAATGCTTATTATGTATATCAATCGAAAGCTTAGTTATTATACTACATATTCCTATCGATAAATACTTCAGAATGTATACTTTTAAAGAACATCAACTATTAGAATTCAATAATGATAAATATACAAATACTTCTATGACTCATTCATAATTAATTTATGACTTAACATTATGAATGAATTAagacaaaatatataaaaaatgtatttgTATAAATTAAAAGATATTATAATACTTCAAAAAGCGAGCTTCATTTACGCAGAGTTAGCATCATTTAACTTATATAAACTTTAAGTTAAAAGCATAATAGTAATTAATAACAATTAAACAGCACCACAAATTAAAAATACAAACTCGaaagatttaaaaaatataatgcTAATATTTAAATACATATTTTTCCATCTCTCTcataatataagatataatgttatgaTATTCTAATAAATGCTAAAATTTACGAATGTTTTTTTTCTGGAGTATATATTCTTTCTAATAAAGCTAAAGATATGCTACCAGGTATTctttgatgtttacgtattaaATTATTGATGGCATCAGCAACCTGAAAATAGTATTGTTAAAGTTACAGAAATTGAATTTTCTGCATGTTGATCTTATTTCATTGAAAActtaatataacaaacaaatctTAAATATTCGCTTCCATTACTTTTAGTTGCAGTTCCTCAGGTGTAAGATTTGGATCATATGGAATTGGTTTACCAACGTATGTTGTTAATTTTACTGGGAAACCACCATAAataggtatacaaggaagtctGGTGGCAGCGTATATTCTCAGAAACATTCTTCGACCCCAACTTATTGTTCTAAACGCTTCTctaatattttttgtaaagaAAGGTATTATGCACTGTTACAAAAAAATTAGTACTTTAAAATATTGCAAGTATTAAATAATGGTATAATAAAATAACATACCACTTTAGCATCCAATGCAACC
The window above is part of the Xylocopa sonorina isolate GNS202 chromosome 3, iyXylSono1_principal, whole genome shotgun sequence genome. Proteins encoded here:
- the Fkbp12 gene encoding peptidyl-prolyl cis-trans isomerase Fkbp12; its protein translation is MGVDVEVLSPGDGQTYPKTGQTVVVHYTGTLDNGKKFDSSRDRGVPFKFKIGKGEVIKGWDQGVAQMCVGERARLTCSPDFAYGSRGHPGVIPPNAVLIFDVELLKVEP